Proteins encoded by one window of Vidua chalybeata isolate OUT-0048 chromosome 8, bVidCha1 merged haplotype, whole genome shotgun sequence:
- the TLX1 gene encoding T-cell leukemia homeobox protein 1: MEHLGAHHLHQGQAEPISFGIDQILNTSEPGSCMVSHPRLQDSADYGLGCIVGSAYNTVTGGYGASGGAAGAYTGTSCSMGGLPGSYNVNMAVSMNGNTLSSAGGVIRVPAHRPVAGGVHQPLSAAVPAVNGMNSLTGLTFPWMESNRRYTKDRFTGHPYQNRTPPKKKKPRTSFTRLQICELEKRFHRQKYLASAERAALAKALKMTDAQVKTWFQNRRTKWRRQTAEEREAERQQANRILMQLQQEAFQKTINQPIQADPICVHNSSLFALQNLQPWSDDSTKITSVTTVASACE, translated from the exons ATGGAGCACCTCGGGGCTCACCACCTGCACCAAGGGCAAGCCGAGCCCATCAGCTTCGGCATCGACCAGATCCTCAACACGTCGGAGCCGGGCAGCTGCATGGTGTCGCACCCGCGGCTGCAGGACTCGGCGGACTACGGGCTGGGCTGCATCGTGGGCAGCGCCTATAACACGGTCACGGGTGGCTACGGGGCgagcggcggcgcggccggcgCCTACACCGGCACCTCCTGCAGCATGGGCGGCCTGCCCGGCTCCTACAACGTGAACATGGCGGTGAGCATGAACGGCAACACCTTGAGCTCGGCCGGCGGGGTGATCCGCGTCCCGGCCCATCGTCCCGTGGCCGGCGGCGTCCACCAGCCCCTCTCCGCCGCCGTGCCGGCAGTGAACGGCATGAACAGCCTCACGGGGCTCACCTTCCCCTGGATGGAGAGCAACAGGCGGTACACAAAAGACAGGTTCACAG GTCACCCCTACCAGAACCGCACGCCCCCCAAGAAGAAGAAGCCGCGCACCTCCTTCACCCGCCTGCAGATTTGCGAGCTGGAGAAGCGCTTCCACCGGCAGAAATACTTGGCCTCGGCCGAACGTGCTGCCCTGGCCAAAGCCCTCAAGATGACGGACGCCCAAGTGAAGACCTGGTTCCAGAACCGGCGCACCAAGTGGAG GAGGCAGACAGCAGAGGAGCGGGAGGCCGAGCGGCAGCAAGCAAACCGCATCCTCATGCAGTTGCAGCAGGAAGCCTTCCAAAAAACCATCAACCAGCCCATCCAAGCCGACCCCATCTGTGTCCACAACTCCTCTCTCTTCGCCCTCCAGAATCTCCAGCCTTGGTCTGATGACTCCACCAAGATCACCAGTGTCACCACTGTCGCCTCTGCTTGTGAATAA